The Bacteroides sp. AN502(2024) DNA segment GAGAAGAATTCCCTCCTTTATGGCTGCAACTCTGGCAGCAGGCTTATTTTTTTATTCTTCCTGTACTCCAATTGAAAAAGCGGATACAAGGGATTATACTCAATACGTTAATACCTTTATCGGTGCCGCTGATAATGGTCATACATTTCCCGGTGCATGTTGTCCTTTCGGAATGATACAAACCAGCCCTGTGACGGGGGCAGTCGGTTGGCGCTACTGTTCTGAATATGTTTATGAGGATTCTCTGGTTTGGGGATTTACACAGACACATTTGAATGGAACAGGGTGTATGGACTTAGGCGATATTTTGGTGATGCCGGTCACGGGTACACGCGTTCGTGCATGGGATGCTTATCGTAGTCATTTCCCTAAAGACAAAGAAGCGGCTACTCCGGGATATTACACAGCGGAACTTTCCGATCCACAGGTGAAAGTGGAATTGACAGCATCCATACATGCTGCCCTCCACCGTTATACTTATCACAAAGCTGATTCTGCTTCTATATTGATCGACCTGCAACATGGTCCTGCATGGAGAGAAGAGCAATATCATTCACAGGTCAATAGTTGCGAAGTAAATTGGGAGGATGCGCAGACACTGACAGGACATGTCAATAATACGGTATGGGTGAATCAGGATTATTTCTTTGTGATGAAATTCAACCGTCCGGTAGTCGATTCGATTTATCTTCCGATGAGAGAGACAGAAAAAGGCAAGCGTATCATTGCCTCTTTCGATATGCAGCCGGGAGACGAGCTGATGATGAAAGTGGCTCTTTCTACCACCAGTGTAGATGGAGCTAAGAAGAATCTGGAGGCTGAAATTCCCGCTTGGGATTTTGAAGGAGTGAAGACTGCTGCCCATAATGAGTGGAATAACTATTTGAGCCGCATAGAAATAGACGGTACGGATGATGAAAAAACAACTTTTTACACTTGTTTCTATCATGCGTTGATTCAACCCAATCAGATTTCGGACGTAGACGGAATGTATCGCAATGCCGCCGATTCTATTGTAAAAGCCGGAACGGGTATTTTCTATTCCACGTTCTCTTTGTGGGATACTTATCGTGCCGCTCATCCGTTTTATACTTTAATGATTCCCGAACGTGTGGATGGTTTTGTGAATTCCCTTATTGAACAAGGTGAAGTGCAAGGCTTCTTGCCCATTTGGGGGTTGTGGGGGAAAGAGAATTTCTGTATGATTGGTAATCACGGTGTATCAGTTATTGCCGAAGCTTATCGTAAGGGATTTCGTGGTTTTGATGCTGAACGTGCTTTCAATATAATAAAGGAGACGCAGACAGTGTCTCATCCGTTGAAGTCTGATTGGGAAGTTTATACAAAATATGGTTATTTCCCGACAGACTTGATAAAAGCAGAATCTGTATCTTCTACTTTAGAGTCAGTATATGATGATTATGCAGCTGCAGATATGGCACGTCGTATGGGTAAAGAGGAAGATGCCGCTTATTTTGAGAAACGTGCAGATTATTATAAAAACCTGTTCGATCCGGAAACGAAGTTCATGCGTC contains these protein-coding regions:
- a CDS encoding GH92 family glycosyl hydrolase — its product is MRRIPSFMAATLAAGLFFYSSCTPIEKADTRDYTQYVNTFIGAADNGHTFPGACCPFGMIQTSPVTGAVGWRYCSEYVYEDSLVWGFTQTHLNGTGCMDLGDILVMPVTGTRVRAWDAYRSHFPKDKEAATPGYYTAELSDPQVKVELTASIHAALHRYTYHKADSASILIDLQHGPAWREEQYHSQVNSCEVNWEDAQTLTGHVNNTVWVNQDYFFVMKFNRPVVDSIYLPMRETEKGKRIIASFDMQPGDELMMKVALSTTSVDGAKKNLEAEIPAWDFEGVKTAAHNEWNNYLSRIEIDGTDDEKTTFYTCFYHALIQPNQISDVDGMYRNAADSIVKAGTGIFYSTFSLWDTYRAAHPFYTLMIPERVDGFVNSLIEQGEVQGFLPIWGLWGKENFCMIGNHGVSVIAEAYRKGFRGFDAERAFNIIKETQTVSHPLKSDWEVYTKYGYFPTDLIKAESVSSTLESVYDDYAAADMARRMGKEEDAAYFEKRADYYKNLFDPETKFMRPRKADGTWKTPFNPSALGHSESVGGDYTEGNAWQYTWHVQHDVAGLIQLLGGEEAFLNKLDSLFTVKLEGESLADVTGLIGQYAHGNEPSHHVTYLYALAGRPERTQELVREIFDTQYKNRPDGLCGNDDCGQMSAWYMLSAMGFYPVDPVSAEYVFGAPQLPKMTLHWGSGKTFTIIAENLSKEHKYVDSITLNGEPYTKKTISHEDIVKGGTLVYKMK